The Perca fluviatilis chromosome 3, GENO_Pfluv_1.0, whole genome shotgun sequence nucleotide sequence GATACATCATGTCGTCAGTCTTCTAATGTATATTTTCTTTGTAACTTCATATTACTTTATACTTACGGTAGcagttttttttgcctttataaTAAAATCAGTCCTGACCTCAGTGATTAGTTGGTATCTGAATTTAGATGTTCGAAACAAGAATACTaatttttcctattttgtttttatgctgCCATGCTGCAATCATTTTTGCATAATCACATAACTTTACTAATGCATAATGATGTGTCTTCCATTCATGCACACAATTCCTTTCATAGAACAGTaggttttatttttctatttttgaagGTATCAACAGACAACACTGGATTTTCTCTGATATTTCTGTGGATTTGATCGCCAGGTGTCGCCAGGTGTCGACTGTGGATCTGCGTCCCGAGCACTGTTCCCACAAACTGCCGCGTCACATTTGACTCCTGCTCTGCAGCAGAGGTGAGACCTATGAGCAGGACGTGTGAACCAGTCTCACACTGATCGCTGCCACCTCAGTTatgcaacaaaaacagacatctGATTTTAGGAAAAATATCCAAAGCAACATTTCTAAATGGCATTAAATGTTATCTGGCTAAAGCTGTCTTTATTATTTGTCTTGGGGAGTGTGTTAGGTGACACCAGACTTGATGTCTGACCCAAGGACTAGTTCCCACAGTGACCTTTAACCCCCCTACATCATTACTTTATGTGACATGATAATACGAGTAACTGGTAACAGCAACTCAGCGTTTATATTTCTGTTGTTgtaacaaatgtgttttttttacatatacaaTTGTCATTTTCCTCCTATTGTACTGTACCTGTTTCTCTGTGACATATGggtcacttttttaaatatgaacaCATTCAAATTAGGTTCATCTAATAAAATGGCTGACAGCAACTAATTCTAGCACAGAATTGGGTTGATTAAGCGTGAAAAGTTTTTACAGATGGGATCCTTtcagttttggttttatttgtgtatatttttgtGGAAATTCTATTTGTTTCAAATGATAAACTGATTATTATTTTCCATTACAAACCTTCTGTAGAGTTTCCCCAGCTGTCAGCTTTCTTCTTTCCGTCCCAGGCTGATGATAGAGAGGCTCTGTCTTCTCTTAATCCACATTAAGCTCTGACGGTGTTTACTCACATGTAATGAGTGAATAATCAGCACAGCAGTGCTAACCCTTTCATCCCAAATCCTGTTAGGCCACAGAGTTTATTAGCTTTTCTGTGATGAAAGACTTAAGTGAGTATATTAGGCTTTGCTGCTTGCATATCAAATGAACTGCATGTATGTGGCAAACTAAACACTCAGGCCTAATTCTCTTTGCCTGCCATGCAGACCCACACTTCTCTATGAATATTAAAGCCCTCTCTGTTGGCACTAGCAGGTAATTAGGGCTGCAGGTGAGAGAAAAGAGGGGAAAAGCAAGGAGGATCTTATAGCTTAGTCTAGACTCAGCGGTGCCAATGACCTCTCTGTGTTTGCAGAGCCCCATTAACAAATATACACTAAATAAACTAGATAACCCGTGGCAGAGGTTGATCTCTGGTCTGCTGTGGAACAAACCTCAGAGTGCTCACTCCTCCCATGCTTCAGACCGTGAGAGGAAATCCCTAGAAtgtttctggaaggactggtgtCTCAGTGGCTTTCAGGTGGTAATGTTGCTTGATCCCATGTTTGTTACCTTATATGTAATATTCTCTTTGGATTGTAAATCGCTTCTCTATGGCATATATTTTGCCTGTGACATTTATAGCATGCATCATCTGCTGTAGAGTTATTGTagttgtcattgtttttaaaatattgtGTTATCTCCTAGATACTGGAACatatgttaaaacataaaatctTGGAAAAACACATGacataatacaatatatttTCAACCAGTTGCGTCAAAGGATCTTTTTTTACAATTAATTTTCTAAAATACAAAGTATctattgtttttatgtgtttccattttattcaattttaagtTGCCGCATGTTTGCAGCAGGAAAAAATAATAGAATTAACGATGTCTGATTTTCAttcagctgcttcagtttcagggaaTCCTCGTTCACGATATTGGTTTCCCGCTGTAGTATGACACGttcaaatgtctgctgtgaaaaaagtctAACCAGGCTGGAACATAATGATGTTGAATATTTccttatttttaaagattattagatgccttttttgtttgtttcttagaTCATTAACAGCGACGATGCTGACAGGAAACATTGGGGGAGAGCTAAGATAAGATGTGCTTTATTGTCCCCTTAGGGAGACTTCTCCTGGGCTCAGAGGGCTCATGGCACTCCACACAGGTCGCCTCATGGAATCAAACGGAGCTTCATGGTACGTGTCTCAACTGTCAGGCCACCAGGACGCCCACAATATTTCCATGTTGGACTTGACTGCAGCATGGCATTATTTTGGGTTTAAATATTTCAGTGTAAAACATGTAGCTTCAATGAAGAGTTGTACTGTAACAAGCTGATACAGAAAAGATATGATACGGAAGGATAGGTTCAAAATTCTGGCAAAAGTCTGGCAGATGCCTATATAAACAATGAAACAATGGTTTTGTTTGTTATCAATCCTCCTGTTCATACTGGCTATTAAGAGATCCCTCTCTGAATCCCTTTCAATTTAAGTGATAGAATCCACAGTCTTCATTTTGTGCAAAGATAATATAAGGGTTCAGCAGGCTGAGCGAATAAAAATAATGCGAGTGTATCCAAGTTAGTCTTTTTAGTACGAAATTCCCtctttgtgttttcttattAAACTGCAGTGAAAGTATGGTAACAAAGGGAGGGAAGTTTGTACTAAAAAGACTAACTTGAACCTATTCTCTCACAATGTTGAAGCTGCTTTTGTTATAAGCTTAAATGTCTTAATTGCAAATTTGCAAATAATCACTTCCTTTTACCATTAAATAATATATGAACAATCTCTGATGATGTGCAAGTGCAAAAGATAACCTATTGAGCAATTTCTTGGCCTACCTGTGCACAGTGGAAACAAGTTCTACAACGCTGACATGTAACTACCTTTTTTAACTGCAACGGCAGCATtctttggagttgtgtttctgtccaatattcactctccttctAGCTCGGTTTTAGTCTCCACCTACTCCTGAGGGAAACATCTgcctctttagctgctaaatgccccactatgttcaccacatgagtctctgtgtctgtctgctggttggtgctgagcaggtattgtacagtggcttttcagagttttttttactgaaaacgGCTGCCTGCTGCAGGTTAAAATGACTTTTTGAGAGCAGTGTGGGAGTGAACCAACTCAGTTAGTTGCAGGCTGGATAGCTAAACAATGAGCTCAAACTCTCTACAAAGCTCTGTAAAGCCGAGGTGATACTTCTCTGTCGCTACTAGTGACCCATTCTTTTTAATATACCTGGAAAAAAATATGATCtacaacataataaaaaaattaataggGAGGCTTGCCATTTAATGGTATTTGTATATTCCTATGCTATTTCTTCATCCAGATGAGAAGCCACAGCTGGATTTGTAGGGTGCCAGAGTGCCTTCATGACCAGCAGAGGACGCTCTGTAGCGTTTTGTCCTGGGCTCCATCACATTCACATACAAACTGGGAGCTAACCAGTACAGCCACAAGGCTTTCAGTGATGACAAAATGTgagacattttaatattttattataaatagtGGTATAAAGACATATAAAAATAGTTGTTAGACATATCAATATTTACATGGAACAATTCAcaggacaaaataaataaaatgtagaatAGCATATACTTCAAATAAATTATATGTTTCACAGTGAGGCAGTAAAGGAGAGAAGTagtttgtgtctgttgttgGAGGATGATGATGGTGTTTAACCCCAGTACTCTCTGGGAACCAACGGTATGCAGAAGTCTTTTCCACACATCTgtattaaacaaatcaacaggacatttgattagcatgttgtgctttttagatttttttaaatgcaagatGTGTTATTTCTACATATAGAGTGTCATAACAAAATGAGTAAATGTTCACATACCTGACAGCAGGGCTGTGTTGCTGGAGATGACTGCAGGATGGCATCCATGCTCATGTCTCCCTGAGGAGCTTCAATGTACTGTGTACTGTACTGATCCACTCCAAAACTACAGCTCCCAGAATGCAGCATGGTGTTCTGGCTGTAACACTGGGCTGGGTACAGGCTCTGGTTCTGCAGCTGGGCCTCCTCCTGTCCTCCCATGGCAGCGTGCTGGAAGTAGCTGAGGATGTCAGGTGAGGAGGTGCCGCTGGCCGAGGTATCTCCTTGTTCCCTCCTCTGAAACAGCACCTCCTCGCTGAGGCCCAGCTGGGCCGACAGGTATGAGATGTAGCGGATGGTGAGGCGGAGAGTCTCTATCTTCGTCAGGGTCTGTCCGGCGGGGGCCATTGAGGGCGGGAGGTAGGATCTGAGATGATGCATCGCCTTGGTCAGATCCCTCATCCTCAGCTTTTCCTTCTCGCTGGCGCTCTCTCTCTGCTTGCTGCGCATCCGGGTGGCTAGGCCCCTTTTTCTGCCACGTCCAGACAGGGACGATTTGAGGCTCTGGGAATATCCAGTCTTAGCTGTCTTAGGAGTGGACTGTGGCAGCTGCTGGTAGGACGGAGAGAGGCTGGAGTCCATAGAGGTGACCGGGGAGAGGGTTTCTGAAGAGGAAATGCTAGACAGGTCTGAGTCGTAGCACCACTGGTACTGCAGGCCGTAGTTGAGCAGAGGGACCGGGGAGATATCCATGTTGTGTGGAGGGAGTCTGTGGTCTGACTGGAGAGACTGGGAGGCTGTAAGTGCTGCTCAGCTCTGTTGCACTGGTTTATAAGTCCAGGCCAGGCCGCAGAGGTGTGAAGTGACACCTCTGCAGATTCTCACATACCGTCACTGTCTAAAGCAGAGGCCACTgcccctgaacacacacacacacacacacacccacacacacactccctcactGGGACCCTTGTCTCAGgacctctccctctcctctgtgtCTGGGAAAATTCAGCTACAGGAGTGGAAGTGTGAATTTTGACTCCTTCTcaaaacaataaacagtttttgctttgtgtgtttttgtccctGCAGCAACCCAGATGCATTTTGCACATGTTTAAGGGATAGGGTTTGTTTTGAATGGTCCGTTTTCTCCcgcattcacttttttttaacactattCAGCAAACTGGACAATATAATAGAAGTGTGAAAAAGACATGCACTGCAAATATAAAATGACTATTGTATTATACCTGGATAGATGTTATTGACTATCTTTAATGAGCACATTTTGAACTTTTatcattttgaatgcaggaccttTACTTTGTAcctgagtatttttacatttgtcCTTGGTACTGCTACTTTTACGTCTGTAAAGAGTCTCAGTattaatgtattcatttatttatttaaataagcaCAATGCACAATTCc carries:
- the mespba gene encoding mesoderm posterior ba, with the protein product MDISPVPLLNYGLQYQWCYDSDLSSISSSETLSPVTSMDSSLSPSYQQLPQSTPKTAKTGYSQSLKSSLSGRGRKRGLATRMRSKQRESASEKEKLRMRDLTKAMHHLRSYLPPSMAPAGQTLTKIETLRLTIRYISYLSAQLGLSEEVLFQRREQGDTSASGTSSPDILSYFQHAAMGGQEEAQLQNQSLYPAQCYSQNTMLHSGSCSFGVDQYSTQYIEAPQGDMSMDAILQSSPATQPCCQHRRC